A part of Bacillus thuringiensis genomic DNA contains:
- a CDS encoding lipoprotein BA_5634 family protein: MKKLIGIGLAAAISLGALSGCSLLGEKANGFVLYGSEEQVQQITDKNKKEVKEKDFYKMKMTTLEGKKVLVMDKKTGEELVKKELLSKVSKKDDTKPLDKLPAVTTEQGVLFAKEKVENATLDGAKLKYEGNTIIGSGRAYADMFAIVDDATYGNVKGEEKSVGVLKFDKDPSKEFPGYNGIEASQLVKIKK, encoded by the coding sequence ATGAAAAAATTAATAGGAATCGGATTAGCAGCAGCAATTTCACTTGGAGCGCTATCAGGTTGTTCTTTATTAGGAGAGAAAGCGAACGGCTTTGTACTGTATGGATCAGAAGAGCAAGTTCAGCAAATTACAGATAAAAACAAAAAAGAAGTGAAAGAAAAAGACTTCTATAAAATGAAAATGACAACATTAGAAGGTAAAAAAGTTCTTGTCATGGATAAGAAAACTGGTGAAGAACTGGTGAAGAAAGAGTTACTGAGCAAAGTTTCTAAAAAAGACGACACAAAACCACTTGATAAATTACCAGCTGTAACAACAGAACAAGGTGTATTATTTGCAAAAGAAAAAGTAGAAAATGCTACACTTGATGGGGCTAAATTAAAATACGAAGGCAACACAATCATCGGAAGTGGCCGTGCATATGCCGACATGTTCGCGATTGTTGATGATGCAACTTACGGAAATGTAAAAGGTGAAGAGAAATCTGTTGGGGTATTAAAATTTGATAAAGATCCTAGTAAAGAATTCCCTGGTTACAACGGCATAGAAGCTTCTCAACTTGTAAAAATTAAAAAGTAA
- a CDS encoding FeoB-associated Cys-rich membrane protein produces MMVNIIIGAIIFGYAAYTLVNFVKRSKKGKCAACSLNKSCQSQTCSPDMEQVAHK; encoded by the coding sequence ATGATGGTCAATATTATAATTGGAGCTATCATTTTTGGTTATGCAGCATACACGTTAGTTAATTTTGTAAAGAGAAGTAAAAAGGGAAAATGCGCAGCATGTTCTTTAAATAAGTCCTGTCAATCGCAAACTTGTAGTCCTGATATGGAGCAAGTTGCTCATAAATAG
- the feoB gene encoding ferrous iron transport protein B: MNKVALLGNPNTGKTSLFNALTGSYEYVGNWSGVTVEKKVGKLKDKQGTLIDLPGVYDLNPVSRDEGVVTNFLLTDEFHHMLNIVDSSQFERNMHLTLQLLEFGKPVSIGLNMVDVAKQRGIVIDVKRLSELLGVTVVPVVARSGKGCEELLATLKENDKKEKKPFVISYGVQMDEGIGEVIALLETANYKHPRWLALQFLSNNEVVEKEMKALPIYKELIAVRSRLEGKLDCTLEEHIYKTREAYIEKLKTNVMKHEKEGKIPFSEKIDRLITHKILGLPIFLAVMFFIFQVTFTWIGTPLSDMLDGFFGGQLTDWVTAGLTSVGASDFIQALVTEGIIAGVGAVLVFVPQIFALFFFISLLEDSGYMARIAVVMDRIMEFFGLNGKAFIPMIIGFGCNVPGIMAARTIEQEKERLLTVLVTPFMSCSARLPVYALFAGVFFPNSQATVVFSLYVAGIVLALLVTKIMSLTILKAEKSIFVIELPPYRVPQVKTLWLSTWEKGKGFVRKAGTFIFGGSVVIWLLNYAGPSGFGVDMGDSFLAMIGGFIAPLFAPLGFGTWQAGASLLTGFLAKEVVVSTMAIIYAVKEDVLGNVMGAHYTALSAYAFMFFVLLYVPCLATVAVIKRETGSAKWTIFSVVYPLVVAYVLTLIIYQVGSLLGF, encoded by the coding sequence GTGAATAAGGTTGCTTTGCTAGGGAATCCAAATACAGGGAAGACATCATTATTTAATGCACTTACTGGTTCTTATGAGTATGTAGGAAACTGGAGCGGTGTAACAGTAGAAAAGAAGGTTGGTAAATTAAAAGATAAGCAAGGAACATTAATTGATTTACCAGGCGTTTATGATTTAAATCCAGTTTCACGTGATGAAGGTGTCGTTACGAATTTTCTACTAACAGACGAATTTCATCATATGTTAAATATAGTGGATTCTTCGCAATTCGAGCGAAATATGCATTTAACATTACAATTGCTTGAATTTGGTAAACCAGTTTCGATTGGTTTAAATATGGTTGATGTGGCGAAGCAAAGAGGAATTGTAATTGATGTAAAACGGTTATCAGAATTATTAGGTGTAACAGTTGTTCCTGTCGTTGCAAGAAGCGGAAAAGGCTGTGAAGAACTACTTGCGACTCTTAAAGAAAATGACAAAAAAGAGAAAAAACCATTCGTTATTTCATATGGTGTACAAATGGATGAAGGAATTGGAGAGGTTATAGCTCTTTTAGAGACAGCGAATTATAAGCATCCAAGATGGTTAGCCCTTCAATTTTTAAGCAATAACGAAGTAGTAGAAAAAGAAATGAAAGCACTACCAATTTATAAGGAACTCATAGCCGTTCGATCTCGCTTAGAAGGAAAACTTGATTGTACGTTGGAAGAGCACATTTACAAAACTCGTGAAGCGTATATTGAAAAGTTAAAAACAAATGTTATGAAGCATGAGAAAGAAGGAAAAATTCCTTTTTCGGAAAAAATTGATAGACTAATTACGCATAAAATTTTAGGACTTCCAATCTTTTTAGCAGTTATGTTTTTTATTTTTCAGGTTACGTTTACGTGGATTGGTACACCTTTATCGGATATGCTAGATGGCTTTTTTGGTGGACAGCTTACGGATTGGGTAACGGCTGGACTTACAAGTGTTGGTGCTTCTGATTTTATTCAAGCACTCGTTACAGAAGGGATTATTGCTGGTGTTGGTGCTGTATTAGTATTCGTGCCACAAATCTTTGCACTATTCTTTTTCATTTCATTACTAGAAGACTCAGGATATATGGCGCGAATTGCAGTTGTTATGGATCGAATTATGGAGTTCTTCGGTTTAAACGGAAAAGCGTTCATTCCGATGATTATCGGTTTTGGATGTAATGTTCCAGGTATTATGGCAGCGAGAACGATTGAACAAGAAAAAGAACGTTTACTTACAGTTCTTGTAACACCGTTTATGTCTTGTTCGGCACGTTTACCTGTATATGCACTGTTTGCGGGAGTATTCTTCCCTAATAGTCAGGCAACTGTTGTATTTTCTTTATATGTTGCAGGTATTGTTCTTGCGTTACTTGTTACAAAAATTATGTCTCTTACAATTTTAAAAGCAGAAAAATCTATTTTCGTTATTGAACTACCTCCTTACCGCGTGCCACAAGTGAAAACGTTATGGCTAAGCACGTGGGAGAAAGGGAAAGGGTTTGTTCGTAAAGCAGGTACATTTATCTTCGGTGGTTCTGTTGTCATTTGGCTATTAAATTATGCAGGTCCATCAGGATTTGGTGTTGATATGGGAGACAGCTTCTTAGCGATGATTGGTGGATTTATCGCACCACTATTTGCACCGCTCGGCTTTGGAACGTGGCAAGCTGGGGCATCCCTGTTAACAGGATTTTTAGCGAAAGAAGTTGTCGTTTCTACAATGGCAATTATTTATGCGGTGAAAGAAGATGTGCTAGGAAATGTAATGGGAGCACATTATACGGCGCTATCAGCATATGCATTTATGTTCTTTGTTTTATTATATGTTCCGTGTTTAGCGACAGTAGCCGTTATTAAACGTGAAACAGGTTCAGCGAAGTGGACGATTTTCTCTGTCGTGTATCCACTTGTTGTTGCTTATGTATTAACGCTCATTATATACCAAGTTGGATCCCTACTCGGATTCTAG
- a CDS encoding FeoA family protein: protein MSLVDIKIGEKVLVKSIQSLDHLLKRRLAAFGLSEGSELRMKQKAMFKGPCTLECRGQLISIRHCDAKMIKVELA from the coding sequence ATGAGTTTAGTAGATATTAAAATAGGTGAGAAAGTGTTAGTGAAAAGTATTCAGTCTTTAGATCATTTACTAAAGAGAAGATTGGCTGCTTTTGGTCTTTCTGAAGGAAGCGAACTTCGTATGAAGCAGAAAGCGATGTTCAAAGGTCCTTGTACATTGGAGTGTCGTGGACAGTTAATTAGTATTCGTCATTGTGACGCGAAAATGATAAAGGTGGAATTAGCGTGA
- the thiT gene encoding energy-coupled thiamine transporter ThiT, with protein MDLGGNNMRNTNLQAMIESAILAAFALVIDIFPLLSIKLSTGGSISFAMIPIFIIAYRWGFKMAFLGGLIWGLLQIVVGDAIIVTPIQVLIEYFVAFAFIGFAGLFYKPIQQTLINGERKKTISYIILATFIGSLARYFFHFIAGIIFWGQYAPKGQSAVLYSLIFNGSTMIGSYILCTVLLIFLFITSPRLFKSINAYQLNSNKKSA; from the coding sequence TTGGATTTAGGGGGAAACAACATGCGTAACACCAATTTACAAGCGATGATCGAATCTGCTATTCTTGCAGCCTTCGCCCTGGTCATCGACATTTTTCCATTATTATCAATCAAACTTTCAACAGGCGGTTCCATTTCATTTGCTATGATTCCTATTTTTATTATCGCATACCGCTGGGGCTTCAAAATGGCTTTCTTAGGAGGCTTAATTTGGGGATTACTACAAATTGTCGTAGGCGATGCCATTATCGTCACACCAATTCAAGTACTCATTGAATACTTCGTTGCTTTCGCATTCATTGGATTTGCTGGACTCTTTTATAAGCCAATTCAGCAGACCTTAATTAATGGTGAAAGAAAGAAAACAATTTCCTATATTATCCTTGCTACATTTATCGGTAGTCTAGCTCGCTATTTCTTTCACTTTATCGCCGGTATTATTTTCTGGGGACAATATGCACCGAAAGGTCAATCAGCAGTTCTATATTCTTTAATATTTAACGGTAGCACAATGATTGGTTCCTATATTCTATGTACCGTTTTACTTATATTTTTATTTATCACTTCACCACGTTTATTCAAAAGCATCAATGCTTATCAACTAAACTCAAACAAAAAGAGCGCTTAA
- a CDS encoding sensor histidine kinase, whose amino-acid sequence MRKGIVLKLFTLTTALCMLILATIFIGQTIFFKQYYANRKVEDIKVNLNSFEKNYLNYAGSAEGIQKLEQDFLRENNTWITTLDQNGNLKHADDFYFEVTINRWQQKSFGQQLFKIPLYNLVNIEEIDNKPSNQFLGQEIYFSGVKKEDSFIPFSFSLSKRNLSGSNKPLEKAFNEKMSKLDQEKKKVAGEQVGKEKKPAVQEQAVQEPDAYIEGRVTKVQFPDVKGPVNPIYKNTLFLDSIKEFQTDVVLKESNQIEYSTKTMDYEKNDIKYKLLIKPIKEKDGSVTYIYAMASLQPVDEAVQMVQDYYIYIIAFVVVLIFLASFYYSKQIAKPLLKINDTTKKIAHLDFTEQIPITSKDEIGDLSKNINVLSNKLHSHIGQLEQDIEKERKLENTRKEFISGVSHELKTPLSIMKSCISILKDGVAEHKKEYYFQAMEREVDKMDTLILDMLELAKFESGTYKMKMDSFYIDTVIEDICEHLSVEIEKKELRVHKNIGPFEVAANQGRIEQVIVNFITNAIRYTPNKEDIIISTIDEKDRIKVCIENKGTHIEEEQLDKIWDRFYRVDAARQRSQGGTGLGLAISKNILELHGAEYGVKNTEEGVLFYFYLPKKA is encoded by the coding sequence ATGAGAAAAGGGATTGTACTAAAACTATTTACCCTCACAACAGCATTATGTATGTTAATTTTAGCGACGATATTTATTGGACAAACGATATTTTTTAAACAATATTATGCGAATCGAAAAGTGGAAGATATTAAAGTGAATTTAAATTCCTTCGAAAAGAATTATTTGAACTATGCGGGAAGTGCAGAAGGAATTCAGAAGCTGGAGCAAGACTTTTTAAGAGAAAATAATACGTGGATTACGACATTAGATCAGAACGGGAATTTAAAGCATGCAGATGATTTTTATTTTGAGGTAACGATAAATCGTTGGCAACAAAAGAGCTTTGGACAACAACTATTCAAAATCCCCCTATACAATCTCGTCAATATAGAGGAGATTGATAATAAACCATCAAATCAGTTTTTAGGCCAAGAAATTTATTTTTCTGGAGTGAAAAAAGAAGATAGTTTTATTCCATTCTCTTTCTCATTATCTAAGCGGAATTTAAGCGGATCTAATAAACCGTTAGAAAAAGCATTTAATGAGAAAATGAGTAAATTAGATCAGGAGAAAAAGAAAGTAGCTGGGGAACAAGTTGGTAAGGAAAAGAAGCCGGCAGTTCAGGAGCAAGCTGTCCAAGAACCAGATGCTTACATAGAAGGGCGTGTTACGAAAGTACAATTCCCTGATGTAAAAGGTCCCGTAAATCCAATTTATAAAAACACTTTATTTTTGGATAGTATAAAAGAATTTCAAACGGATGTAGTACTAAAAGAGAGTAATCAAATAGAGTATTCAACAAAGACAATGGACTATGAAAAAAATGATATAAAATATAAATTATTAATCAAACCGATAAAAGAAAAAGACGGATCGGTCACATATATATATGCGATGGCTTCCTTACAACCTGTAGATGAAGCTGTACAAATGGTGCAAGATTACTACATTTACATCATTGCATTTGTAGTCGTTCTCATTTTTCTAGCTTCTTTCTATTACTCTAAACAAATTGCAAAACCATTATTAAAAATAAATGATACAACGAAGAAAATAGCGCATTTAGATTTCACAGAACAAATACCAATTACTTCAAAAGATGAAATTGGTGATTTATCGAAAAATATTAATGTATTATCCAATAAACTCCATTCGCATATTGGGCAGCTAGAACAAGATATTGAAAAGGAAAGAAAATTAGAAAATACGCGAAAAGAATTTATTTCTGGTGTTTCGCATGAACTAAAAACACCGCTGAGTATTATGAAAAGCTGTATTTCTATTTTAAAAGATGGAGTAGCTGAGCATAAAAAAGAGTACTATTTTCAAGCGATGGAACGAGAAGTAGACAAAATGGATACGTTAATTTTGGATATGCTTGAGTTAGCTAAATTTGAGTCAGGCACATATAAAATGAAAATGGATTCATTTTATATCGATACAGTAATTGAAGATATATGTGAACATCTTTCTGTAGAAATAGAGAAAAAAGAACTTCGTGTTCATAAAAATATAGGTCCATTTGAAGTAGCCGCAAATCAAGGCCGGATTGAACAAGTCATCGTGAACTTCATTACGAATGCCATACGTTATACACCAAATAAAGAAGATATTATTATTTCTACAATAGATGAAAAAGATCGTATAAAAGTATGTATTGAAAATAAAGGCACTCACATTGAAGAAGAGCAATTAGATAAAATTTGGGATCGTTTTTATCGCGTGGATGCAGCTCGTCAGCGTTCACAAGGCGGAACAGGTCTTGGGCTTGCTATTTCAAAGAATATTTTAGAACTACACGGTGCTGAATATGGAGTAAAGAATACAGAAGAAGGTGTGTTATTTTACTTCTATTTACCGAAAAAAGCGTAG
- a CDS encoding response regulator transcription factor, protein MAINILIVEDEDILREILKDYFLSEQYIVFEARDGKEALVVFEEEEVDLVILDIMLPELDGWSVCRRIRKTSEVPIIMLTARVDEDDTLLGFELGADDYVTKPYSPPILLARAKRLLESRKVTKQLLENEDDTLSIHGIHVHFPSRTVTVDRTDINLTHTEFEILAYFMKNQGIVLTREQLISRIWGYEFAGDDRTVNSHIRNLRNKLGEKAKYITTVVRTGYKFEGNV, encoded by the coding sequence ATGGCAATAAATATTTTAATTGTGGAAGATGAAGATATATTACGTGAAATATTAAAAGATTATTTTTTAAGTGAGCAATATATAGTGTTTGAAGCGAGAGACGGGAAAGAAGCTTTAGTTGTATTTGAGGAAGAAGAGGTTGATTTAGTTATTTTAGATATTATGTTGCCGGAACTTGATGGGTGGTCCGTTTGCCGAAGAATCCGTAAAACATCTGAGGTTCCTATTATTATGCTGACGGCACGTGTAGATGAAGATGATACGTTACTTGGATTTGAACTTGGAGCGGATGACTATGTGACAAAGCCATACAGTCCTCCAATTTTATTAGCAAGAGCGAAAAGATTGTTAGAAAGTAGAAAAGTGACAAAGCAACTTTTAGAGAATGAAGATGATACATTATCAATCCACGGTATTCACGTTCATTTTCCGTCGCGCACTGTTACGGTAGATAGAACAGACATTAATTTAACACATACAGAATTTGAAATATTAGCGTATTTTATGAAAAATCAAGGGATTGTTTTAACACGAGAGCAACTCATCTCAAGAATTTGGGGATATGAATTTGCTGGTGACGATCGAACGGTTAATAGTCATATTCGTAATTTAAGAAATAAATTAGGAGAGAAAGCAAAGTACATTACAACTGTAGTACGAACAGGTTATAAATTTGAGGGAAATGTATGA
- a CDS encoding class D sortase, protein MKLLNYIGIILMAVGLFMGSYYAMEWYKGKSSAQQLTKEEIKSLTNIQHNQLSHETPVTSQVPSSQTEHKEGEKIAMLNIPKIKKKFSIYWGANDATLKKGVGMFVSDLTTTPSGGGHTVLSGHRDTVFTDLGELNEKDTLVLEYDNKTYTYEIQKIWITHADDRTVIIKKEEPILTLTTCYPFDYIGDAPDRYIIEAELTASYSK, encoded by the coding sequence GTGAAATTACTTAATTATATCGGAATCATATTGATGGCCGTCGGGCTATTCATGGGATCATATTACGCTATGGAATGGTATAAAGGAAAAAGCTCTGCTCAACAATTAACGAAAGAAGAAATAAAGAGCCTTACCAATATACAACATAATCAACTTTCACATGAGACCCCCGTAACTTCTCAAGTGCCTTCTTCTCAAACAGAGCATAAAGAAGGAGAAAAGATAGCAATGTTAAATATACCGAAAATAAAAAAGAAGTTTTCTATATATTGGGGAGCAAATGATGCAACGCTGAAAAAGGGAGTTGGTATGTTCGTTAGTGATTTAACGACAACGCCATCTGGAGGGGGGCATACTGTACTAAGTGGGCACCGGGATACTGTATTTACAGATTTAGGAGAGTTAAATGAAAAAGACACTCTTGTTTTAGAGTATGATAATAAAACTTACACATATGAAATTCAAAAGATATGGATTACCCATGCGGATGATCGGACTGTTATTATAAAAAAAGAAGAACCAATATTAACACTGACGACTTGCTATCCATTTGATTATATAGGGGATGCACCGGATAGATATATTATCGAGGCGGAGTTAACTGCTAGTTATTCAAAATGA
- a CDS encoding LPXTG cell wall anchor domain-containing protein — MKKKLLPICAMALLTVGYSSVASADTGTVTKEESAQLQQDKAKKEAAIKEQQKSEEEKKQAAQVQEKSDMAKKEAAIKEQQKNEVRKKEEAQVQTKNDAAKKEVAKPVVQGEKLPNTASNNVAMMGLSACLVAIGTLFGLNRRNKIKA; from the coding sequence ATGAAAAAGAAACTATTACCAATCTGTGCAATGGCACTTTTAACAGTAGGATATTCTTCAGTAGCAAGCGCGGATACTGGAACAGTAACAAAGGAAGAATCAGCGCAACTGCAACAAGATAAAGCGAAAAAAGAAGCAGCGATTAAGGAACAGCAAAAAAGTGAAGAAGAGAAAAAGCAAGCGGCGCAAGTACAAGAAAAAAGTGATATGGCTAAAAAAGAAGCAGCGATAAAAGAGCAACAAAAGAATGAAGTAAGGAAAAAAGAAGAAGCACAAGTACAAACAAAAAATGATGCGGCAAAAAAAGAAGTAGCGAAGCCAGTTGTACAAGGTGAAAAATTACCAAATACAGCATCAAATAATGTAGCAATGATGGGATTAAGCGCATGTCTTGTAGCAATAGGTACATTATTTGGTTTGAATCGTCGTAATAAAATTAAGGCGTAA
- the hpt gene encoding hypoxanthine phosphoribosyltransferase, whose protein sequence is MNIEIKDTLISEEQLQEKVKELALQIERDFEGEEIVVIAVLKGSFVFAADLIRHIKNDVTIDFISASSYGNQTETTGKVKLLKDIDVNITGKNVIVVEDIIDSGLTLHFLKDHFFMHKPKALKFCTLLDKPERRKVDLKAEYVGFQIPDEFIVGYGIDCAEKYRNLPFIASVVTE, encoded by the coding sequence ATGAATATTGAAATAAAAGACACTTTAATTTCTGAAGAACAATTACAAGAAAAAGTAAAAGAACTAGCACTTCAAATCGAACGTGACTTTGAAGGAGAAGAAATCGTAGTAATCGCTGTATTAAAAGGATCTTTCGTATTCGCTGCTGATTTAATTCGTCACATTAAAAACGATGTAACAATCGACTTTATTTCTGCATCTAGCTACGGCAATCAAACAGAAACAACTGGGAAAGTAAAACTATTAAAAGATATCGATGTAAACATTACTGGAAAAAACGTAATTGTTGTAGAAGACATTATCGATTCTGGTTTAACACTTCACTTCCTAAAAGATCACTTCTTTATGCATAAACCGAAGGCACTCAAATTCTGTACGTTACTTGATAAACCAGAGCGTCGTAAAGTGGACTTAAAAGCTGAATACGTTGGCTTCCAAATTCCAGACGAATTTATCGTTGGCTACGGTATCGACTGCGCAGAAAAATATCGTAACTTACCATTTATCGCTTCAGTTGTAACGGAATAA
- a CDS encoding diacylglycerol/lipid kinase family protein: protein MTKTKFEKVLLIVNPQAGQGDLHTNLTKIVPPLAAAFPDLHILHTKKQGDATKYCQEFASKVDLIIVFGGDGTVFECTNGLAPLETRPTLAIIPGGTCNDFSRTLGVPQNIAEAAKLITKEHVKPVDVAKANGQHFLNFWGIGLVSEVSNNIDAEEKAKLGKIGYYLSTIRTVKNAETFPVKITYDGQVYEDEAVLVMVGNGEYLGGIPSFIPNVKCDDGTLDIFVVKSTGIQAFKDYIGKKLFEDSNENDIFHVKAKSIHIETEEEKEVDTDGESSLHTPCHIELLQGHFTMIYNPAVV from the coding sequence ATGACAAAGACAAAATTTGAAAAAGTACTCCTCATCGTAAATCCACAAGCAGGGCAAGGCGATTTACATACGAACTTAACGAAAATCGTACCACCTCTTGCGGCAGCTTTTCCTGACTTACATATCCTTCATACGAAAAAGCAAGGTGATGCAACAAAATATTGCCAAGAGTTTGCTAGTAAAGTAGATTTAATTATCGTCTTTGGTGGTGATGGAACAGTATTTGAATGCACAAACGGCTTAGCACCTCTTGAAACTAGACCTACACTTGCAATCATTCCAGGGGGAACTTGCAACGACTTCTCTCGCACACTTGGTGTTCCGCAAAATATTGCAGAAGCAGCAAAACTTATCACAAAGGAACACGTAAAACCAGTTGACGTCGCAAAAGCAAACGGACAGCATTTCTTAAACTTCTGGGGCATTGGACTTGTCTCTGAAGTATCAAACAATATTGATGCAGAAGAAAAAGCAAAGCTTGGAAAAATCGGTTATTACTTAAGTACTATTCGAACTGTCAAAAACGCTGAAACATTCCCAGTAAAAATTACGTACGACGGACAAGTATATGAAGACGAAGCTGTCCTTGTTATGGTTGGAAATGGTGAATATCTTGGCGGTATCCCGTCCTTTATCCCAAACGTAAAGTGCGATGACGGAACACTTGATATTTTCGTAGTCAAATCAACAGGCATTCAAGCGTTTAAAGATTATATCGGAAAGAAACTATTTGAAGACTCAAATGAAAATGATATTTTCCACGTAAAAGCGAAATCCATTCATATTGAAACCGAAGAAGAAAAAGAAGTAGATACAGATGGAGAAAGCTCGCTTCATACACCTTGTCATATTGAATTATTGCAAGGGCACTTTACGATGATTTATAATCCTGCGGTTGTATAA
- a CDS encoding DUF2199 domain-containing protein, with translation MKRRRKSGEKIQMNRFTLPLCYGSEAPYYYYEVASHEREERFHLTSDLCVMDDEHYFIRGCLEIPIIDYHENFIWTVWVSLSKESYDKVLEKWDERGRENSDPYFGWLSVEIPVYLETLNLKTNVHIREVGMAPYVELEPTEHPLAIEQRNGITLERVKEIQEMIQQHN, from the coding sequence ATGAAAAGAAGAAGAAAATCCGGAGAAAAGATACAAATGAACCGCTTTACACTTCCTCTATGCTACGGAAGTGAAGCACCATATTATTATTACGAGGTAGCGTCTCATGAAAGAGAGGAACGCTTCCATTTAACATCAGATCTTTGCGTAATGGACGATGAACATTACTTTATTAGAGGATGTTTAGAGATTCCTATCATTGATTATCACGAAAATTTCATATGGACTGTGTGGGTATCACTTAGCAAAGAAAGTTATGATAAAGTGCTAGAAAAGTGGGATGAGAGAGGACGAGAAAATAGTGATCCTTATTTCGGCTGGTTATCTGTAGAAATACCAGTTTATCTGGAAACACTAAATTTGAAGACAAATGTACATATAAGAGAAGTAGGAATGGCACCGTATGTTGAATTGGAACCAACCGAACACCCTTTAGCGATAGAACAAAGAAATGGAATTACTTTGGAGAGAGTTAAAGAAATACAAGAAATGATTCAACAACATAACTAG
- a CDS encoding DUF7003 family protein: MPKDILNILDKKQCNYEFPAFDNEYMDISQVKFSLFFKDTKDWLMVFQIVGVGSLGVFNDIQVYGDRITHSMGDDGILQLNDGDYELFDDEGNFIPDIYTGSLKIREHHFEYEFTEEEYGDNGIEVQTTEHYPTYFMRMLATNEEVRTLLWWSKEEILEEFGLEGNWEVAYETEEWKHVEDEKVSENEFFQSVAAAIEKKDPSVIVKKDSNTHWRNWVEFDCD, encoded by the coding sequence ATGCCAAAAGATATTTTAAATATATTAGATAAAAAACAATGTAACTATGAATTTCCTGCCTTTGATAATGAATATATGGATATTTCACAAGTGAAATTCTCTCTTTTCTTTAAAGATACTAAGGATTGGCTAATGGTGTTTCAAATTGTTGGTGTAGGTTCATTAGGTGTATTTAATGATATTCAAGTATATGGCGATAGAATTACTCATTCAATGGGTGATGATGGTATTTTGCAATTAAATGATGGAGATTATGAACTATTTGATGATGAAGGTAATTTTATACCAGATATTTATACTGGCAGTTTAAAAATACGTGAGCATCATTTTGAATATGAATTTACAGAAGAAGAGTATGGAGATAATGGAATAGAAGTACAAACGACAGAGCATTATCCAACATACTTTATGCGTATGCTTGCTACTAATGAAGAAGTTAGAACATTATTATGGTGGAGTAAAGAAGAGATTTTGGAAGAGTTCGGTTTAGAAGGTAATTGGGAAGTAGCATATGAAACGGAAGAATGGAAACATGTTGAAGACGAAAAAGTAAGTGAAAATGAATTCTTCCAATCAGTAGCCGCTGCAATAGAGAAGAAAGATCCAAGTGTTATTGTGAAGAAGGATTCTAATACGCATTGGAGAAATTGGGTAGAGTTTGATTGTGACTGA